A stretch of DNA from Gymnodinialimonas sp. 57CJ19:
CATCTTGTTCTCGCTGCACATGAAAGCAACGATGATGAAGGTCTCGGACCCGATCATCTTCGGCCATGCGGTTCGCGCCTTCCTGGCACCGGTTTTTGAGGCCCACGGCGACAAGATGGCCGAGTTGGGCGTGAACCCGAACCAAGGCTTGGGCGATCTGCTGGCACGTGTGAAAGACGACGCCGAGAACATGGCCGCGATTGACGCCTGCATGGCAGAGCGTCCGCCGATGTATATGGTCGATAGCGACAAGGGCATCACCAACCTTCACGTCTCCTCTGACGTGATCATCGACGCTTCCATGCCCGCGCTGATCCGCGCTGGCGGCAAGGGTTGGGGCCCCGATGGGCAAGAGGACGACGCCGTTTGCGTCATCCCCGACAACTCCTACGCCCCCGTCTATGACGAGAGCATCGCGTTCTTTAAAGAAAATGGCGCGTTGGACCCGGCCACTGCAGGCACGGTGCAAAACCTTGGCTTGATGGCACAGAAGGCCGAGGAATACGGCTCTCACCCCACCACGTTCGAGATTGCCGAGGCCGGTACCGTCAAGATGATCGCCTCCGACGGCACAGTGCTTCATTCCCACGATGTGCAGGCGGGCGATATCTGGCGCTCGGCCTCGGCGCGCAAGGCGCCGATCGAGGATTGGGTTGCGCTGGCGATTGCCCGGCAGAAAGCCACCGGGTTCCGCTCCATCTTCTGGCTGGATGCCAACCGCGCCCATGACGCTCAGTTGATCCAATACGTGAAGCCCCTGCTGGAAGCCGCTGGTGTTGCTGACAAATTTGAGATCATGGCCCCACGCGAAGCAACACGCGCCTCGCTGGAGACGATCACCAAGGGGGAAAACACCATCGCCATCACCGGCAACGTGCTGCGCGATTACCTGACCGACCTGTTCCCGATCCTGGAACTGGCGACATCGGCCAAAATGCTGTCGATCGTGAAACTGATGCAGGGCGGCGGATTGTTTGAAACCGGCGCGGGCGGCTCTGCCCCCAAGCACGTTCAGCAGCTCCACAGCGAAGGCCACCTGCGGTGGGACAGCTTGGGTGAGTTCTGCGCCTTGGGCGAGTCCTTCAATTTCCTTGCCGATGCCAAGGGCAACGCCAAAGCGCGGGTTCTCGGCGACGCAGTTGATGCGGCGACCCAAGGCATCCTGGACGACAACCGCTCGCCCGGTCGCAAGGTCGGCCAGCCCGACAACCGCGACAGCCATTACTGGTTTGCCCGTTACTGGGCCGAGGCGCTAGCCGCCCAAACCACGGACGCCGAGATGGCCGCAGAATTCGCACCCATCGCCAAGGCACTGGCCGAGGGTGAAGCCGCGATCATCGCAGAACTGGACGCAACCGAAGGGTCCGAGGCCGACACGGGCGGCTACTACCTGAACGATCCGGTCAAGCTGGCCGCCGTCATGCGCCCCTCCGCGACGCTGAACGCGATCATCGACTAAACGCCGACGTGCATCGCCGGGCCTCTGCTCGGCGATGCCGCTTTTAGCATTTGGCAAGACTTTGCTGCCAAAAATGCGGCTGAATAGGGCGGACACGCCTTCTGCTGTGCCGAAGATGCGAAGCTACGGCCTGTAGGCTTGATTCAGCGTGGCTTGGTTGTTCTAAGCATCTCAACAGACCCTCCTCCGAAGGACATGGCTCAATGACCAAGATCAAAGTTGATAATCCCATCGTTGAGATGGACGGCGATGAAATGACGCGCATCATCTGGCAGTTCATCAAAGACAAGCTGATCCTGCCCTACCTCGACATTGATCTGCTTTATTACGATCTCAGCATCGAAAGCCGCGATGCCACCGACGATCAGATCACCATTGATGCCGCTGAAAAGACCAAAGAAGTGGGCGTAGCGGTCAAATGCGCCACGATCACCCCCGATGAAGCGCGGGTGGAAGAGTTCGGGCTGAAGAAGATGTGGAAATCGCCCAACGGGACGATCCGCAACATTCTGGGCGGCGTGATCTTCCGGCAGCCGATCATCTGCAAGAACGTCCCCCGCCTTGTGCCGGGTTGGACGCAGCCAATTGTGGTGGGCCGCCATGCCTTTGGCGACCAGTACAAAGCGACAGACATGAAATTCCCCGGTGCGGGCACGCTGACGATGAAATTCGTCGGCGAAGATGGCACCGAGATTGAGCATGAGGTCTACAAGGCCGACAGCGCGGGCGTCTTCATGTCGATGTATAACGTCGACAAATCCATCTACGATTTCGCGCGAGCGTCTTTGAACTACGGCCTCAACCTTGGCTGGCCGGTGTATCTCTCCACCAAGAATACCATTTTGAAACAATATGATGGCCGCTTTCTGGAAATCTTCCAGGAGGTCTTCGATAACGAGTTCAAAGAAGCGTTCGAAGAAAAGGGCATCTGGTACGAACATCGCCTGATCGACGATATGGTTGCTTGTGCGATCAAGTGGAACGGCGGCTTTGTGTGGGCCTGCAAGAACTACGACGGCGACGTGCAGTCCGACGTGGTGGCGCAGGGTTTCGGGTCGCTTGGGATGATGGCGTCGCAGCTGATGACGCCCGATGGCAAGATCGTGGAATCCGAGGCCGCCCACGGCACAGTGACGCGCCACTTCCGCAACCATCAGGAAGGCAAGGCCACGTCTACGAACTCGATCGCCTCGATTTACGCGTGGACAGGCGGGCTGAAGCACCGCGCCAAGCTGGACGACAACGCCAAACTGCTGGAGTTCGCCGAAACGTTGGAGCGGGTGATCGTGGAGACGGTGGAAGCCGGGCACATGACCAAAGACCTCGCGCTGTTGGTGGGGCCGGATCAAAGCTGGCTCACCACCATGGGCTTTCTTGAGAAGATTGACGAGAACCTGAACGCCGCCTTGGCGGGTTAATCAGACGAACACGACCCCGAAGACCGCCAAACCCGGCGGTCTTCGTTTGTGTGGAAGGATTTGACAGAGCAACGGTTGTGCGGGTCAAGTGGGGCCTCATTTTCTTGAAGGATTTCCCATGCAAACCTACGACGTCATTCTGTCCCCCAGTCCGACCGCAACCCATCCGCCTTTTGTGACAATGCGCGCGCCCGCCGGGCTGTATGAGCTGACCGCGACCAGGGGCGGCACAGACGACTACATGGCGTGGACACCAAGGTACAAAGGCACATGGCAGACCGGTTTTTCCGTGATGAGCGATGGCTTCTCGGACACCTCGTCAACGGTGCTGAGGGCGCATTCGGCCCAATGGCCGACACCGGAGCAAGCGGTTCAAAACCCCGCGTCTCTTTGTTTTGAGCTGGACCGATGGCGCATCTTAACGTTTTTCATCAACGACAGCTATCGCGACAACAGCGGCGGCGTGACCATTCGGGTTAACTACGACGCGCGCGCCCCCTCAGCCTAATCCGGAGCCTTCCATGACCTCACCTCAATTCGCGACCTACCCCAGCCTCAACGGCGCCTCTGTCATTATCACCGGCGGCGCGTCGGGCATTGGCGCGGGCATGGTTCGCGCCTTTGCGGAACAGGGCGCGAAGGTGGGGTTTGTGGACCTGGACGAAACCGCAGGGACGGCCATCGCGGCAGAGACAGGCGCGGCCTTTGCGGCGTGCGATCTGCGCGACATCGAAGCCTTGCGGGCCGCCTTCGCCAAGCTGGTAGAGGTGAACGGCCCGGCAGAGGTCTTGGTCAACAACGCCGCCCGCGATGACCGCCACGAATGGGACGAGGTCACGCCCGAATACTGGGACGACCGCCAAGCCACCAACCTGCGCCATCAGTTCTTCGCCATCCAAGCCGTCGCCCCCGCGATGATCGCGGCGGGCAAAGGCTCGATCATCAACATGGGGTCCAATTCGTGGTGGGAGGCAGGCGGCGGCTTTCCCGCCTATGCCACGGCCAAATCGGCGGCCCACGGGCTGACCCGCACCATGGCCCGCGATCTGGGGCGGCACCGCATCAGGGTCAACACCATCGTTCCCGGCTGGATCATGACCGAGCGGCAGAAAGAGCTGTGGGTGACGGAAGAGGCGCTGCAATCGCAACTCAACCGCCAGTGCCTGCCGGACCCGATTGACCCGATCTATGTGGTGCGCATGGCGCTGTTCCTGGCCTCCGACGACGCGGCCATGTGCTCGGCCCATAACTACATGGTCGAGGCGGGCTCCATCTAGGCCACTTGGCGGATTTCCAGCGGCTGAATGTCCACCGTTGTCCCCTCAAACACCGCGCCGTGACCGGGGGGTAGTTCGGTCCAACCGCCCTGCCCGACTTCCAGCGGCTCTGACACCACAGCCCACCCGTTGCGGCTTTCGCTCCAGCGGTAATAGACCGAGGGCGCGATGTGGTCGGACGACAGGCGCAGGGCGAAAAGTCTTTTTCCATCGCTCCACGCGGCAGAGCTGCGCAGATGCGGTGTGGTTCCTTGGGCCAGCGACATCGCCTCCAGGGTGCAATGCGCGGCAAGCATCGCGCCCATGGGGTCGGCATCCAAAGCGCCTTCCAGCGCATAGAGGAACAGCAACTCGCTGTCCGTGGCCCCTTTCCGGTGCGAGTATAGCCGATCTGACACGCCCATATCCGCGTGCC
This window harbors:
- a CDS encoding NADP-dependent isocitrate dehydrogenase, with protein sequence MTTPDIIYTKVDEAPELASASLLPIIQRFAKAADITVGTKDISLAGRILATFPENLTDDQRISDDLAALGELVKTASANVVKLPNISASVPQLVAAITELQGKGFNIPNYPETPETDAEKEIRARYDGIKGSAVNPVLREGNSDRRAATAVKNYAQNNPHRMGAWSADSKTRVASMSGGDFFSNETSVTLAEDTTAKIVLETANGETVLKDGLSYPAGTVLDATYMSASALDAFLADEIEKTKAEGILFSLHMKATMMKVSDPIIFGHAVRAFLAPVFEAHGDKMAELGVNPNQGLGDLLARVKDDAENMAAIDACMAERPPMYMVDSDKGITNLHVSSDVIIDASMPALIRAGGKGWGPDGQEDDAVCVIPDNSYAPVYDESIAFFKENGALDPATAGTVQNLGLMAQKAEEYGSHPTTFEIAEAGTVKMIASDGTVLHSHDVQAGDIWRSASARKAPIEDWVALAIARQKATGFRSIFWLDANRAHDAQLIQYVKPLLEAAGVADKFEIMAPREATRASLETITKGENTIAITGNVLRDYLTDLFPILELATSAKMLSIVKLMQGGGLFETGAGGSAPKHVQQLHSEGHLRWDSLGEFCALGESFNFLADAKGNAKARVLGDAVDAATQGILDDNRSPGRKVGQPDNRDSHYWFARYWAEALAAQTTDAEMAAEFAPIAKALAEGEAAIIAELDATEGSEADTGGYYLNDPVKLAAVMRPSATLNAIID
- a CDS encoding NADP-dependent isocitrate dehydrogenase, which produces MTKIKVDNPIVEMDGDEMTRIIWQFIKDKLILPYLDIDLLYYDLSIESRDATDDQITIDAAEKTKEVGVAVKCATITPDEARVEEFGLKKMWKSPNGTIRNILGGVIFRQPIICKNVPRLVPGWTQPIVVGRHAFGDQYKATDMKFPGAGTLTMKFVGEDGTEIEHEVYKADSAGVFMSMYNVDKSIYDFARASLNYGLNLGWPVYLSTKNTILKQYDGRFLEIFQEVFDNEFKEAFEEKGIWYEHRLIDDMVACAIKWNGGFVWACKNYDGDVQSDVVAQGFGSLGMMASQLMTPDGKIVESEAAHGTVTRHFRNHQEGKATSTNSIASIYAWTGGLKHRAKLDDNAKLLEFAETLERVIVETVEAGHMTKDLALLVGPDQSWLTTMGFLEKIDENLNAALAG
- a CDS encoding SDR family oxidoreductase is translated as MTSPQFATYPSLNGASVIITGGASGIGAGMVRAFAEQGAKVGFVDLDETAGTAIAAETGAAFAACDLRDIEALRAAFAKLVEVNGPAEVLVNNAARDDRHEWDEVTPEYWDDRQATNLRHQFFAIQAVAPAMIAAGKGSIINMGSNSWWEAGGGFPAYATAKSAAHGLTRTMARDLGRHRIRVNTIVPGWIMTERQKELWVTEEALQSQLNRQCLPDPIDPIYVVRMALFLASDDAAMCSAHNYMVEAGSI
- a CDS encoding class II glutamine amidotransferase encodes the protein MCRWAAYLGEAIYLEELLTSPGHSLITQSRAATECKTAINADGFGVAWYGDRAEPGLYRDVFPAWSDPNLASLARTVKSGAFLAHVRASTGAATSRNNCHPFAHGRWSFMHNGQVGGFDRFRRHADMGVSDRLYSHRKGATDSELLFLYALEGALDADPMGAMLAAHCTLEAMSLAQGTTPHLRSSAAWSDGKRLFALRLSSDHIAPSVYYRWSESRNGWAVVSEPLEVGQGGWTELPPGHGAVFEGTTVDIQPLEIRQVA